Proteins encoded by one window of Candidatus Obscuribacterales bacterium:
- a CDS encoding response regulator transcription factor translates to YLEFRGYEVITAENGREALEVLEDDIPDLIICDVMMPEMDGYSLVEHVRKDPRTSWIPVLFLSAKGQSQDRVKGLNTGADVYMVKPFEPEELVAQVEASLKHGERLTKRKDRSPDDGPKIHVPFDVELTPTELKVVQYVARGMANREIAEGLSVSQRTIESHVSNMLGKTGLHNRTELARWAIENSMA, encoded by the coding sequence TACTTAGAATTTCGCGGTTATGAAGTCATTACTGCGGAGAACGGTCGCGAAGCCCTAGAGGTTTTGGAAGACGATATTCCAGATCTGATTATTTGTGATGTTATGATGCCGGAAATGGACGGATACTCCTTGGTGGAGCACGTTCGCAAAGATCCGCGCACCAGTTGGATTCCGGTCTTATTCCTATCTGCTAAGGGACAGAGTCAAGATCGCGTGAAAGGGTTGAACACCGGTGCAGATGTCTACATGGTGAAGCCTTTTGAGCCGGAAGAGCTTGTGGCTCAAGTAGAAGCATCGCTCAAGCATGGGGAGCGCCTAACCAAGCGTAAGGATCGTAGCCCAGATGATGGCCCTAAAATCCATGTGCCTTTTGATGTAGAACTGACGCCAACGGAATTGAAGGTGGTGCAGTATGTAGCACGAGGTATGGCTAACCGGGAAATTGCCGAGGGATTGAGCGTTAGTCAGCGCACCATTGAAAGCCATGTGAGCAATATGCTAGGCAAAACTGGTTTACATAACCGTACCGAACTGGCTCGCTGGGCGATTGAAAACAGCATGGCCTAA
- a CDS encoding TM2 domain-containing protein — protein sequence MAQFSIMSSMNNKTVAYLLWAVWPICGLAGLHRFYNKRYASGFVWLITFGLFGIGQIIDLFYIPDMVEAHNAEIRARLGMSPYGVPLNGSNTPAQVIPPARPRTADQLMVELAKAAHNHNGRLSVTQAVIATGCTFDEAEKTLRTMFKSGYVGLANDPDSGAVVYEFVEL from the coding sequence ATGGCACAATTTTCGATCATGAGCAGCATGAACAACAAAACCGTCGCCTACCTTCTCTGGGCAGTCTGGCCCATATGTGGGCTGGCGGGTCTCCATCGCTTTTATAACAAACGCTATGCGTCTGGCTTTGTTTGGTTGATCACGTTCGGGCTCTTTGGAATTGGGCAAATCATCGACCTCTTCTACATTCCCGACATGGTCGAAGCCCATAATGCTGAAATCCGAGCGAGGCTAGGCATGTCTCCCTACGGAGTGCCGCTCAACGGTTCTAACACCCCTGCCCAAGTCATTCCCCCTGCACGCCCTAGAACGGCTGACCAATTGATGGTTGAGCTAGCTAAGGCAGCCCATAACCACAATGGACGACTGTCGGTCACCCAAGCCGTCATTGCCACCGGCTGCACCTTTGACGAAGCTGAAAAAACCCTGCGCACTATGTTTAAGTCCGGCTATGTCGGCTTAGCCAATGATCCCGACTCCGGCGCAGTAGTCTACGAATTTGTAGAGCTATAA